The DNA sequence CCGCGCCTTTGGCGGGGGCAAATCGAGCCCGTTGACGCGGTGGCTGATGGGACTGGCACGGGTGGCGCATTCGGAATGCGGCGGGCCCGGGGTCGGCGCGATCGGGATGTGCTTCACCGGCAATTTCGCGCTGACGATGATGCTCGATCCGACCGTGCTGGCACCGGTGCTGTGCCAGCCGTCGCTGCCGCTGGATCATCCCGCCGGGATCGAGATCGCGCCCGAGGAGATTGCGGCGGTCAAGGCGCGGATGGATCGCGAGGATCTGAACGTGCTCGCCTATCGTTTCGAAGGCGATGCCTTTTGCCGCGCCGAGCGGTTCGCTGCCTATGCCAGCGCACTGGGCGACCGGTTCGTGCCGCGGGTGCTGCCCGACAGCGCTGCGAATGAAGAAGTGCCGCCCTTCTTCGCGGCGCATGTGCCGACGCCGCACAGCGTCGTCACCGTCCACCTGATCGACGCGGCGGGCCAGCCGACGATCGCCGCGCGCGACGAGATCCTCGCCTTCTTCAGACAGCGGCTGGCCGGATGACGGTTCGCGCGGCGTTCACGCGGGCCGATGATCCCGCCGAATATATTGCGATCGAAGGCGCGGCCGGACCCTGGTCGCCCGACACGTGCCACGGCGGTGCGCCCGCCGCGCTGCTGGTGCAGGTGGCCGAGGGCATCGCCGCGCCCGCGCCGATGTCGGTGGCGCGGGTGACGATGGACCTGCTGCGCCGCGTGCCGCTGGGGCGATTGCGGGTCGAGAGCCGGGTGGTGCGCGAGGGAAAGAAGATCCAGCTGCTCGCGCTGGAGCTCAGAGCGAACGGCGTCGAGGTCGCGCGAGCGACGGTGTTGCGGATGCGGCGCGAACCCGAGAGGGTTCCTGATCCGGTCTCGAGCCTGACCACACCGTTTCCCGGGCCCGATGCGGGCAGGGTAACGACCGGCGCCACCGGGGGCTTTGCCGGCTTGTTCACGATGCGCGCCGTCAGGGGAGGGTTTGAGCATCAAGGGCCGGGATCGGTGTGGTTCCGGATGGACGCGTCGCTGGTCGCAGGCATGGCGACCAGTCCGGCGGCGCGCGCGGTCGCCGCGGCGGACTTCGCCAACGGTGTCGCGAGCGTGCTGCCGTTCGAGCAATGGCTCTTTCCGAGCACCGATCTCACCGCGGCGCTGCTGCGCCGGCCCGAAGGCGACTGGGTGCTGGTCGATGCGGAAAGCTGGCTTGGGGCGGAGGGGCGAAGCCTCGGGCAGGTCCGCCTCGGCGACGAGCGCGGCTGGTTTGGGACTGCGACGCAGACGTCGCTAGTGGAAGCACGGCATCAGGAAGGGAGACAGGGATGAAGCACTGGATATTGGGCATGATCGGCGCCGCGATGCTGGCGGGCGGCGCTTCGGCGCAGGCACTGCCGAAATCGGCGGTGGCGAGCACGCCGGAGGTGCTTCGCGGCTTCGTCGGGCCGCATGAACGTGTCGATATCGGCGGCGGACGGAAGCTCAACCTGTTCTGCATGGGCAGCGGCAAGCACACCGTGCTGTTCGATGCGGGCGGCAGCGACTGGTCGGTGATCTGGGGACTGGTGCAGCCCGCGGTCGCCGCGGGTGCGCGCGCCTGCTCCTATGACCGTGCCGGCCTCGGCCATAGCGACCCGGCTCGTGGCGTACGGACGCCGATGGCGATCGTCGAGGATATGCACGCGCTGATTCATGCGGCGAAGCTGAGCACGCCGCTGGTGCTGGTCGGGCATTCGCTGGGTGGGTTCAACGTCAAGCTCCATGCCGCGCTCTACCCCGAGGACGTCGCCGGGCTGGTACTGGTCGATCCCGCCGAGGACCGCTGGTACGACCGCATCCGGCCCGCATTCCGTGTTAAGTTCGGAGCGTCGATCGCGGCGCGAACCGAGCTCGGCGACCAGGACTTCTTTCGATTCCTGACTTCGCACTACGAGCAGTGCGCGGCCGCCGCGAAGGCGCAGGATCTCGATCCGGCATCGGACACCTGCCGGCGCTGCACCGATCCGGTGCGCGCGCCGCTCGGCCCCGAGATCGCCGCCGAGCGGCTGAAGCTGCAGGTCACACGC is a window from the Altererythrobacter sp. B11 genome containing:
- a CDS encoding thioesterase family protein, producing MTVRAAFTRADDPAEYIAIEGAAGPWSPDTCHGGAPAALLVQVAEGIAAPAPMSVARVTMDLLRRVPLGRLRVESRVVREGKKIQLLALELRANGVEVARATVLRMRREPERVPDPVSSLTTPFPGPDAGRVTTGATGGFAGLFTMRAVRGGFEHQGPGSVWFRMDASLVAGMATSPAARAVAAADFANGVASVLPFEQWLFPSTDLTAALLRRPEGDWVLVDAESWLGAEGRSLGQVRLGDERGWFGTATQTSLVEARHQEGRQG
- a CDS encoding alpha/beta hydrolase produces the protein MIGAAMLAGGASAQALPKSAVASTPEVLRGFVGPHERVDIGGGRKLNLFCMGSGKHTVLFDAGGSDWSVIWGLVQPAVAAGARACSYDRAGLGHSDPARGVRTPMAIVEDMHALIHAAKLSTPLVLVGHSLGGFNVKLHAALYPEDVAGLVLVDPAEDRWYDRIRPAFRVKFGASIAARTELGDQDFFRFLTSHYEQCAAAAKAQDLDPASDTCRRCTDPVRAPLGPEIAAERLKLQVTRAYQEAQYSEIANSVYANPGANSSYAMLFSGTPFENRPVIVLSHGNFDAEDPIDVASFWAADRLHAQSAALSRRGRHRIVPKTNHNIEIDDPDAIVTAIGEVLAQLGWL
- a CDS encoding dienelactone hydrolase family protein, whose amino-acid sequence is MAVDMQDDRLTDFERRPISVDGEPKPVLVSGAGPAVIVMAEMPGISPHVARFARWVRDAGFTVYMPSLFGRDGVVLDAEQGARIFQRACVSAEFRAFGGGKSSPLTRWLMGLARVAHSECGGPGVGAIGMCFTGNFALTMMLDPTVLAPVLCQPSLPLDHPAGIEIAPEEIAAVKARMDREDLNVLAYRFEGDAFCRAERFAAYASALGDRFVPRVLPDSAANEEVPPFFAAHVPTPHSVVTVHLIDAAGQPTIAARDEILAFFRQRLAG